The stretch of DNA TGATGACTATTCGTAAGAAGTACAGTAATAGTAAGCCTTTGGCTGGTGCAAAGATTATTGGTTGTATTCATATGACCATTCAGACTGCTGTGCTAATTGAAACTCTCATTGAACTGGGCGCAGAAGTCCGGTGGTCTTCTTGTAATATTTTCTCTACCCAAGACCATGCCGCTGCGGCGATCGCCGAATCTGGCGTACCCGTCTTTGCCTGGAAAGGTGAAACCGAAGAAGAATATATGTGGTGCATCGAGCAAACCTGTCGTACCGCGTCCGGCGAACTATGGGATGCCAACATGATTTTAGATGATGGCGGAGACCTCACAGGCTACATCCACGAAACCTATCCCGAAATGCTCACCAAGATCCATGGTGTGACGGAAGAAACCACCACCGGTGTGCACCGTCTCTATGAAATGCTCGAAAAGGGTGAGCTCAAAATTCCCGCCATTAACGTCAATGACGCAGTAACTAAGACAAAAAATGACAACAAGTACGGTTGTCGCCATAGCCTTAACGATGCGATCAAGCGAGGTACTGACCACCTTATGGCAGGGAAAAAAGCTCTTGTAATCGGCTACGGTGACGTGGGTAAAGGTTCCGCCGCTTCCCTCCGCCAAGAAGGGATGATCGTTAAGGTTGCTGAAGTTGATCCTATCTGCGCAATGCAGGCTTGCATGGATGGCTTTGAAGTGGTTTCTCCCTTCATTAATGGCGTTAATAACGGCGCTGAGAGTGTTGATAAAGACCTTTTGGCGAAAACTGATTTGTTGGTCACTGCCACTGGTAACTTCAATGTTTGTGATGCCAATATGTTGAAAGCCCTTAAGCCTAGTGCTGTGGTTTGCAACATTGGTCACTTTGACAATGAGATTGACACTGCTTATATGCGTGAGCACTGGCAGTGGGAAGAGGTTAAGCCCCAAGTCCATAAGGTCTACCGTAGTGATGATCCCCAAGACTTTTTACTGCTATTGTCTGAAGGCCGTTTGGTGAATCTCGGTAACGCTACTGGCCACCCTTCTCGCATCATGGATGGTTCTTTTGCAAACCAAGTTTTGGCTCAAATGTTCTTGTTTGAGCGTAAGTTTGCGGAGCAAAATCCTGAAGATCGCGCCATTACTGTTGAAGTTCTGCCTAAGCATCTTGATGAGGAAGTGGCGCGCTATATGGTTGAAGGTTTTGGTGGTGTGGTTACGCAGCTCACTCCTGCCCAAGCGGACTACATCCATGTATCTGTAGAGGGGCCTTTCAAGACTGATAGCTATAAGTACTAATTTTTTAGGTCTTGTTTTTTAGGGTCGAGGCGTTTTGCGAAACGACCCTACATCGATTTTTTGAATCAATAATTGGAGCGGTTTTGTGGAGGTCATGCTTTGCGAAGCCGTTTTTATTTAAGTAAGGAAGGATTGAGTAACTTTGCCGGATAGGGAGCGATTCCACCATGGGGTATTTGTTTGGGGGCAATGCAGATTTTTGTGATTGACCTGCCAAGTTTTACTTGGATCGAACAGGATTAATGGTTGCGGGTGTTCGGGGGCGATCGCCTTCACTTCTTTTCCTAAACATTTCTGGGGGTTGGTGCTGAGGGCTTGCCAGAGTTGGAGAGGCGACCAATCTTCGGAGACGACAAAATTTTGCCAGAGGATTGGTAGGGCGAGTTCTAAACCAATGACTCCGGAAGGGGCTTCGGCAAAACTGACGGTTTTTTCTTCGTAGAGATAGGGTTGGTGATCGATGGCGATCGCCTCAATAATCCCAGTTTTAACGGCTTCGATTAGGACTTCTTGATCGCTGGGATTACCGAGGGGTGGGTCAAACTTTAGGTTGGGATCGTAGGTGCTGAGGGCTTTGGTGTTCCAGAGTAAATGCATCCACGAGACGCTAGCAGTGATGGGCAAACCGCGTTTTTTTGCGTCGGCAATGAGTTCTACACCCCGCGCAGTGGAAATACGCATCAAATGAACCGGGGTTTTTAGTTCGGCAACAAGCTCACAAATGGCGGCGATCGCCGTGGTTTCGACGGAAACTAATTCTTCAATCAAACCATAGGCCACACTCGCTTTACCGTAGCGGGCAGTGCCGCCATTTTGTAGCGCAAGATTTTTTGGGAAGAGGGCAATGGGTTGATTAAGGGGTCGTAAATATTCGAGAGTTCGCCGCAATAAATTCCAATTATCGATGGCGTGACCGTCGCTGAAACCGCAGGTATTCCCTAGAGTCAATTCGCCTAATTCCGTTAAGCTTTCCCCTGCAAGTTTTTTTGTGATGGCAGCCCAAGGGTGAAAATTGGGTTTTGGGTCGGGCAAGTTATCAACGAGCTGCTGAAAACTGTTGAGCTGACCAATATTGTCGAGGGCTGGGTTGGTATCGGGCAAAATCCCCACCTGCGTAAATCCGCCGGCGATCGCCCCTTGTGCCAATTGCGCCAAAGTTTCGCGGGATTCATAACCCGGTTCACTGCAATGGCTATAGAGATCTACGAGACCGGGAGCCAAAATTAAATCTTCCGCTTCCATTTCTTCAACCCCTTCTGGGATGTCCGAAAGTTGTGGGGCGATCGCCCGAAGTTTGCCCCCTTGAAACAACACATCTTGGGGCTGATCTAACGTTGCCACGGGGTCGAGCACCCGCACTTGACGTAATAGAACATTCTCTAAAGCCTGACTCACAACCTGTTTCCTCGTGCACAAATCCGCCCATCATTTTACTGGCTAACCTAAGAGCTACTGGCGTTTTTTGAAATTCAGCAATGATTCAGCATTTTTTGGCAGCAGTCTCTCCTTGAACCGCAAGCTTTTTTACAAAAGGGTTGCAATTCTGAATCCCAAATTTATGATGAACGAAAGAAGTTTCAGGAGCTATGAGAAATTATGAGTGCATTACGTGTGGGAATTGCGGGACCTGTCGGGTCGGGAAAAACGGCTCTTTTAGATGCGCTTTGTAAGGCTTTGCGGGATAAATATCAAATTGCGGTGGTCACCAATGACATTTACACCAAAGAAGATGCCCAATTTTTAACGCGTTCGGGGGCGTTACCTGCTGAAAGAATTATGGGCGTGGAAACGGGCGGTTGTCCCCACACCGCGATTCGGGAAGATGCCTCGCTAAATTTGTCGGCGATCGCCCAACTAGAAGAACAATTCAATCCCCTTAAAATTTTATTTGTGGAAAGTGGCGGCGATAATCTCGCAGCAACCTTTAGCCCGGAGTTAGTGGATCTAACGATTTACGTGATCGATGTGGCAGCAGGGGACAAAATTCCTCGCAAAGGAGGGCCAGGCATCACAAAGTCAGATTTGCTGGTGATTAATAAAATCGATTTGGCTCCGGCAGTCGGCGCAGATCTAGATGTCATGGATCGAGATGCAAAGAAAATGCGCGGCAGTAAACCATTTCTTTTTAGTAATTTAAAAACCCAGAAAGGACTTGACGATATCATTAGCTTTGTCGAAAAACATATTGTGTAAAACTCTCTCTATTGCCCGATATTCTCTTTAAATTATTTCGATATATTCAGTTGTTAGCAATGTTAACTTGAGTTATGTCTAATCCTACGCCTACTCTGATAAATCTAAAACAACTGCAACAGGATATTGCCTCTCTTTCTCCTGATGCTCAACAAGTAATTATTAATCTCGTTAATTTGCTAAAAGATAAATCAGAAACTGAGCTTTCTCAAACAGCAGATAAATCACAAACACGAAATGTTTATCAAGAGTTTGTTGATAGTGGCTTAATTGGTTGTGTTGACGTAGACGAAGATTTATCTACAACGTATAAGAAAGTGTTGGCTGAAGGTTGGGCAAATAAATATGATCATCGCTGATACTGGGTTTTGGGTAGCATTGCTTGACCGTAGAGACTCTTACCACAATCAAGCTCTTGAATCTTTGCGTACTTATAATGAACCTTTGATCACAACGTGGAGTGTGATTACAGAAACCTGTTACTTATTGCTTACTCGAAAAAATATTCAGACTCAAATAAAGTTTGTTGAGCAGATTAATCAAGACTTATTCACTATATTTGACCTCAATGCAAGCCATGTCCCAAGAATTGCAGAGTTAATGAAAAAATATGCTGATTTACCAATGGATTTGGCAGATGCTTCGCTGGTTATTTTAGCAGAACATCTAGGTCATGGGCGTATCTTTTCAGTTGATCAAAGAGACTTTTATACTTATCGCTGGAAAAATACTGAACCCTTTCAAAATCTACTGATAACCTAGAAAGCTTCACTAATTAGAATTTCAGTGTTCTTGGAGGGCGATCGCCGATGTTAGAGAGACAAAAATTTTCCGATTCCGTAGCACAGCAACGGGCATGGGTCGAAATTGATCATAAAGCTCTTGCTCACAATATTCGAGCGTTAAAAAGTTTACTGGCTCCAACAACAGAATTATTAGCAGTGGTAAAAGCTAATGCCTATGGTCACGGGGTCATCGAAGTTACAAAAACTGTTTTAGAAAATGGTGCAACTTGGTTGGCGATCGCCACCCTTGGAGAAGGAATTGAAATTCGGGAAGCGGGGATTACTGCACCGATTTTAGTTTTGGGAGCGACAAATACCGCAGCAGAACTTGAGGCGATCGCCCACTGGGATTTGCAGCCAACCCTTTGTACTTTGGAGCAGCAAAAATTATTTCAAGAAACAATGAAGAAGCTGGGGAAAACGCTTCCTGTTCACCTTGAGATTGATACCGGAATGTCACGGCTAGGAACCCGCTGGGAAGGAGCTGTTGAATTTGTCGAGGCTGTCCACACTTCCGAAAATTTAGAAATCGCCAGTATTTATTCCCACTTTGCGACGGCCGATGAAGTGGATTTGACCATGACTCATCTGCAACATGAGCGCTTTAAAACAACGCTTACTGAAATTGGGAAGTTGGGAATTCCTCTACCAAAACTACATCTTTGTAACTCGGCGGGGACAATGCTGGGACAAGAGTTTCATTACGACATGGTGCGACCCGGGATTGCGATTTATGGCTGTTATCCTGCTCCTCACATGGAAAATGTTGTTGCTCTAAAACCTGTCATGCAAGTGAAAGCGCGAATTACTCAGGTTAAAACTTTGCCGCCAGACACAGGCGTGAGTTATGGACATCGTTTTGTTACTTC from [Limnothrix rosea] IAM M-220 encodes:
- a CDS encoding dihydroorotase is translated as MSQALENVLLRQVRVLDPVATLDQPQDVLFQGGKLRAIAPQLSDIPEGVEEMEAEDLILAPGLVDLYSHCSEPGYESRETLAQLAQGAIAGGFTQVGILPDTNPALDNIGQLNSFQQLVDNLPDPKPNFHPWAAITKKLAGESLTELGELTLGNTCGFSDGHAIDNWNLLRRTLEYLRPLNQPIALFPKNLALQNGGTARYGKASVAYGLIEELVSVETTAIAAICELVAELKTPVHLMRISTARGVELIADAKKRGLPITASVSWMHLLWNTKALSTYDPNLKFDPPLGNPSDQEVLIEAVKTGIIEAIAIDHQPYLYEEKTVSFAEAPSGVIGLELALPILWQNFVVSEDWSPLQLWQALSTNPQKCLGKEVKAIAPEHPQPLILFDPSKTWQVNHKNLHCPQTNTPWWNRSLSGKVTQSFLT
- the alr gene encoding alanine racemase encodes the protein MLERQKFSDSVAQQRAWVEIDHKALAHNIRALKSLLAPTTELLAVVKANAYGHGVIEVTKTVLENGATWLAIATLGEGIEIREAGITAPILVLGATNTAAELEAIAHWDLQPTLCTLEQQKLFQETMKKLGKTLPVHLEIDTGMSRLGTRWEGAVEFVEAVHTSENLEIASIYSHFATADEVDLTMTHLQHERFKTTLTEIGKLGIPLPKLHLCNSAGTMLGQEFHYDMVRPGIAIYGCYPAPHMENVVALKPVMQVKARITQVKTLPPDTGVSYGHRFVTSQKTKIAVVGIGYADGIPRCLSNNLKVFVNGQLAPQLGSVTMDQIMLDVSHIENVQAGDIVTLIGKEGGDRLTVDQWANQLGTISYEILCGFKPRLPRIHL
- a CDS encoding type II toxin-antitoxin system VapC family toxin, whose protein sequence is MIIADTGFWVALLDRRDSYHNQALESLRTYNEPLITTWSVITETCYLLLTRKNIQTQIKFVEQINQDLFTIFDLNASHVPRIAELMKKYADLPMDLADASLVILAEHLGHGRIFSVDQRDFYTYRWKNTEPFQNLLIT
- the ureG gene encoding urease accessory protein UreG gives rise to the protein MSALRVGIAGPVGSGKTALLDALCKALRDKYQIAVVTNDIYTKEDAQFLTRSGALPAERIMGVETGGCPHTAIREDASLNLSAIAQLEEQFNPLKILFVESGGDNLAATFSPELVDLTIYVIDVAAGDKIPRKGGPGITKSDLLVINKIDLAPAVGADLDVMDRDAKKMRGSKPFLFSNLKTQKGLDDIISFVEKHIV
- the ahcY gene encoding adenosylhomocysteinase produces the protein MSTSTLTRDYKVADISLASWGRKEIAIAEGEMPALMTIRKKYSNSKPLAGAKIIGCIHMTIQTAVLIETLIELGAEVRWSSCNIFSTQDHAAAAIAESGVPVFAWKGETEEEYMWCIEQTCRTASGELWDANMILDDGGDLTGYIHETYPEMLTKIHGVTEETTTGVHRLYEMLEKGELKIPAINVNDAVTKTKNDNKYGCRHSLNDAIKRGTDHLMAGKKALVIGYGDVGKGSAASLRQEGMIVKVAEVDPICAMQACMDGFEVVSPFINGVNNGAESVDKDLLAKTDLLVTATGNFNVCDANMLKALKPSAVVCNIGHFDNEIDTAYMREHWQWEEVKPQVHKVYRSDDPQDFLLLLSEGRLVNLGNATGHPSRIMDGSFANQVLAQMFLFERKFAEQNPEDRAITVEVLPKHLDEEVARYMVEGFGGVVTQLTPAQADYIHVSVEGPFKTDSYKY